DNA sequence from the Arthrobacter jinronghuae genome:
GGGGTGTGCATCCGTACCCACCCCCGGGGGAATAATGTCGGACGCAGATTTCTTATCTGTACCGTAAGGAACATAATTACTGCCTAAGGAATCCACTCCATGTCTGTCAATACTTCCCTCGCCGGCAAGACCGCCCTCGTCACCGGTGGTGCCCGCGGTATCGGAGCCGGCATCGTCCGCGCACTGGCCGCCGAAGGGGCCACCGTGGCCCTCACCTATTCCTCCTCGGAGGACGCAGCCGAGACCCTCGTAACCGAGATCGCCGCCGCCGGGGGCAAAGCCCTGGCCATCCGCGCCGACAACTCCGATGCCGACACCGCCCGCCAGGGCGTCCGTGATGCCGTGGACGCCCTGGGCTCCCTGGATATCCTCGTCAACAACGCCGGTGCCGGCTGGTTCGAACCGTTCACCGACACCACGGACGAGCACATCGAGACCACCATCGACCTCAATATCCGCGGCACCGTCTACACCACCCAGGAAGCCCTCAAGCACCTTCCCGATAACGGCCGGATCATCACCATCGGTTCCAGCTCCGGGAAGGTCACCCTCTTCGCCGGCGGCACCATCTACGGCATGAGCAAGGCCGCCCTGGTCGGCTTCACCAAGGGTTTGGCCCGGGACCTGGGCGCCCGCGGCATCACAGCGAACGTGATCCAGCCCGGCCCGATCGACACCGACGGAAACCCCGCCGACGGGCCCTTCGGCGGCTACCTCGCCGGGCTGACCGCCCTGAACCGCTTCGGCACCCCCGCCGACGTCGGAGGCCTCGCGGCCTGGATCGCCAGCGACGCCGCGAACTTCATGACCGGTGAAAGCATCTCCATCGACGCAGGCTGGACCGCATAAACACACCACACGGAAACCCGGGCCGGGCCGGGACTTACAGGTCCCGGCCCGGCCGTTCCCGGCGGACACATCGAGCAGCCCCGGCGCGGCCGCCATCCCCTGAACGAACTGTCACAACCCGAGATGAGCCTTTCATGAACTCCAGCTCAGCCGCCCCGCAGGACGCCGCCCCGCCGCACCTGCATCCGCCCCGCACCCGGTCGCCCTGGTGGGGAGTGGCCTCCCTGTCCGTTGTCCTCTTTGCGATCGTGACCAGCGAATTCCTTCCAGCGAGCCTGCTCTCCCGCATGTCCTCGGACCTTGGCATCTCCGAAGGCCTCGCTGGCCAGGCCGTGACCGCCACTGCCGTCGCCGCGGCGGTGACCGGTCCGGCCATCGCGCTGGTGCTGCCGCGGCTTGACCGGCGGATCGCGCTGATCGGGCTTGTGGTCCTGGCGGCGGTGTCCAACCTCCTGGTCGCCCTAGCCCCGTCCTTCGCGGTGCTGTTGAGCGCGCGGCTCCTGCTCGGGGTGGCGGTCGGCGGGTTCTGGGCGCTGGCCATCGTCGTCGTCGCCACCCTCGTCAGCCGCGAAAGGATCGGCCGCGGCATGATGGTCGTCAACGTCGGCGTCTCCCTGGCCACCATCGTCGCCGTTCCCCTGGGGCTGGTGCTGGGGGAGCTGTGGGGCTGGCGCGCGCTGTTCCTGCTGGCGGCCGCCGCGAGCGTTGTGGGCCTCGTCCTCGCCGCGGCCTGGCTTCCGCCGGTCGCACCCGAGCCCTCGCCGGGCCGGGCCTTCCTGTTAACCCTCCGGTCGCCGTTGGTGATCGTCGGCATGGTCGGCATGTTCCTGATCGCCGGCGGACACTTCGCCGGTTACACCTACATCCGCCTCGCCGGTGACCTCGTCGCCGGGCTCAATGCGGAGGGATTCGCCCTGGCGCTGGCCGCCTTCGGCTTCGCCTCGTTCGTCGGAAACCTTGCCAGCGGCCCGGCCGCCGACGGCGCGCTCCACCGCTCCGTCGTCGTCATGGGGGCGGCGGTGGGTATCGCGACCATCATGTGGGCGACCCTTGGCAGCAGCCTGCCGGTTGCTGTTGCGGCCATCGTGCTTTGGGGGCTCGGGTTCGGCGCCATCCCCACCCTCATCCAGTCCTGGATGGCGCGGGCCCACCCCGAGAGCCTGGAATCGGTCTCCGGGGTCACCGTCGCTGCGTTCCAGCTGGCCATCGGCCTCGGCTCGGCGGTGGGCGGGGTGCTCGTTAACAGTTTTGACGTCCGGGCGGCGCTGGTCGCCGGTGGCGCAGCCGCCCTCCTGGGCGGTGTGCTGCTCGGAGTGGTCCGCACCCGCAGGCCCGGGGCCTAAGCCGCCGGCCCGCGCCCGACGGCTACACCTGAACCAGACTCTGAGTGGAATACCCCGGTCTTCGGACCGGGGTGTTTTCTTTTGCCGCGCTGCCTACGCGTAGCGGTCGAAGGCGTCCAGCAGCCGCTTCACGGACCCGCCCAGGTTCCAGTCCTCGGCCAGGCGCTCAAGTTCGGAACGCTCTTCCCCGGCGATCGCATGCAGCTCCGCACCGGCCTTTTCCGGCGAGGGAAGGTCCAGGTCCCTGACGACTCTCACTACCTTCGGTGCAACCGCCAGATAGTCCGCCGCCTTGGCGAGCTTGGACCGGACCGGGCCCGCAAGGCCGCTGTCCGGGTCCTGCGCCGCGGCCAGCAGGGAATCCAGGGTGCCGTACTCGGCCAGCAGCGACGCCGCGGTTTTCTCACCGATCCCGGACACGCCGGGCAGTCCGTCGGAGGCATCGCCGCGCAGGGTTGCGTAGTCCGCGTACTGCTCGGGCAGCACCTGGTACTTTGCCACCATTGACGCATCGGTCATCACGTCCAGGTTCTTCATGCCGCGGGCGGTGTAGATCACGCGCACGTCCCTGCGGTCGTCGATCACCTGGAACAGGTCCCGGTCCCCGGTCACCACGTCCACCGGCATGGACGCGGTGGACGCGTAGGTGCCGATCACGTCGTCGGCCTCGTGTTCCGCGGCGCCGACGACGGCGATGCCCGCCAGTTCCAGCGTGCGGCGGATCATCGGGATCTGGGCCTCGAGGGGATCGGGAACCGTTTCGACGTCGGGGTTCCCGCTCACCTCTTCGGCCACCCGGTGCGCCTTGTAGGTAGGGAGCAGGTCCACCCGCCACTGCGGCCGCCAGTCGTCGTCCCAGCAGGCGATCAGGTGCGTGGCCTCGTAGTCGGTGGTGAGCCTGGCGATCATGTCCAGCAGGCCGCGAACGGCGTTCACCGGCGTACCGTCGGACCGGCGGATGCTGTCGGGGACGCCGTAGAAGGCGCGGAAGTACAGTGACGCGGTGTCGAGGAGCATCAGGCGCTGGGTCATAGGCCGATCCTCGCACGGATCATGCGGTGAGGGGCGCCTTCGTGGAGACCTGATCCGCCGGGATGCCCGTGCACGCCTGTAGGCTGAGGCACCAGCTTTCCGACCGAGGGGACCTCCGCGTTGTTGAACCGATTCCAGGTTGTGCCGGCCAGCTATCTCATCTTCCAGTGCGGGGACCGGGTGCTGCTGCAGCTTCGGCAGGGCACCGGGTACATGGACGGCTACTGGGCCACGGCAGCTGCCGGACATGTGGAGGCGGGGGAATCGGCCGTGCAGGCCGCCGTGCGGGAGGCGCGGGAGGAACTCGGGATAGCGGTGGCGCCCGACGACATCGTCCCGCTGACGTCCATGCACCGCACGCAGGAGGACACCGGGACTGCCGTGGACGAGCGGGTGGACTTCTTCTTCCTCTGCTCCGGTTGGTCGGGGGAGCCGCGCATCATGGAGCCCGGCAAGGCGGCCCGGCTGGAATGGTTTTCCCTCGACGACCTGCCCGGCGCCGTCGTCCCGCATGAAAGGTTTGTTTTCGAGCGGTTGCGCAGCGGACTGCCGCCCATTGTCACTTTCGGGTTTGCGGACCTCTGAGCCTTCGAGGGGAGAGCCACATGATTTCCAGTGCAGGGATCCTGCTGTATCGGCGCGGTACCGAGGGCCTGGAAGTGTGGATCGGCCATATGGGCGGCCCGTTCTGGGCGCGGAAGGACGAGCACGCCTGGTCTCTTCCCAAGGGGGAGTACCAGCCGGAGGAAGAACCGCTGGCGGCCGCGCTGCGGGAGTTCGCCGAGGAGATGGGCGCGCAGGCCCCGGAGGCCGAGTACCTGCTGCTGGGCAGTTTCCGGCAGTCGGCGCAAAAGACCGTGACGGTTTTCACTGCGGAGGCGGAGTTCGCTCCGGAGCGGATCGAGAGCAACACGTTCGAGTTGGAATGGCCGCGGGGATCGGGCACCGTTCGCGAGTATCCGGAGATCGACCGGGCCGGCTGGTTTCCGGAGGCTGTGGCACGCACGAAGCTGGTCAAGGGGCAGGCCCAGGTGCTGGACGCACTGCTTCGGGTGCTGGCGGAGGAGGGGAGCTAGCGGGGCTGCCTGGCGCCCGGTGTACAGGTAACGGGGTTATCCGGTGCTCTTAGCCCCGTTACCTGTACATCAGCTGTCCGGACTAGCCCTGCAGACCCCGGGTGTAGGTGACCAACGCGTCGCGGACATACTTCGCACCCGATTCGAATGCACGGGTGTAGTTGGCCCCGAACCGGTTATCAGCCACATACATTTCCGCGAGGCCGATCAGCATCTCCGGATCGGGCTCCTTCCGGGTACCGGCTGCGATCCATTCAGCATGCCGCCGTGCGAGTTCCTGCGCTTCGGCGCTCGCAGGCGCCAGCCCCCGCCGCTGGGCCTCGTCCCACGCGTCCTGCAGTGCTGCATGTTCCGCGGAGAAGCCGAGCTTCCCGGCGTCGTCCAGGGAACGCCACCACTGGTCGGACTCGGCGTACGCCTCCGAGCCCCAGCGTTCTTCCACCTCCTCGCGGTACTGCGTGTGGTCAAAACCTTCGAACATTTTTTCCGCCATGATTTCCTCATCTCCTTTCAGGGCCTTCAACGTCGAGCGCACTGCACGTATCTGTGTGTGCAGCCGGGCCTGTTCGTCCTGGAGATACACCAAATGCGCCGCCAAAGCAGCGGCATCATCCTGCTGGCCTTCCAACACCTGCCCGATCTGCGGCAGGCCCATCCCGAGTTGGCGCAGCAGCAGGATCCGCTGCAACCGGACCAGTGCTGCCCGGTCGTAATACCGGTAGCCGTTGGCGCCGACCCGTGAGGGGGCCAGCAGCCCGATGCTGTCGTAGTGGCGCAGGGTCCGGGAGGTTGTCCCGGCCAGTTTCGCCACGTCCGCAATGGACCAGTCCATGGTGCTCCTTCTCGACCCCACCAACCCTAGAAGTTGACGCTGCGGCAAGGTCAAGGAACTAGTGGGTAACCGTCGTCTGCTGATACAGGGCCAGCCGGATCCGCCCGTCGACGAGACAGTAAACGCTGGACATCAACGCCTCGAACGGCTCCTGCCCGGCGCGGTGCGCAGCCGCACGGTAAACCAGCGCTGCTGCGCCGGTGCT
Encoded proteins:
- a CDS encoding SDR family NAD(P)-dependent oxidoreductase, whose translation is MSVNTSLAGKTALVTGGARGIGAGIVRALAAEGATVALTYSSSEDAAETLVTEIAAAGGKALAIRADNSDADTARQGVRDAVDALGSLDILVNNAGAGWFEPFTDTTDEHIETTIDLNIRGTVYTTQEALKHLPDNGRIITIGSSSGKVTLFAGGTIYGMSKAALVGFTKGLARDLGARGITANVIQPGPIDTDGNPADGPFGGYLAGLTALNRFGTPADVGGLAAWIASDAANFMTGESISIDAGWTA
- a CDS encoding MFS transporter, with the translated sequence MNSSSAAPQDAAPPHLHPPRTRSPWWGVASLSVVLFAIVTSEFLPASLLSRMSSDLGISEGLAGQAVTATAVAAAVTGPAIALVLPRLDRRIALIGLVVLAAVSNLLVALAPSFAVLLSARLLLGVAVGGFWALAIVVVATLVSRERIGRGMMVVNVGVSLATIVAVPLGLVLGELWGWRALFLLAAAASVVGLVLAAAWLPPVAPEPSPGRAFLLTLRSPLVIVGMVGMFLIAGGHFAGYTYIRLAGDLVAGLNAEGFALALAAFGFASFVGNLASGPAADGALHRSVVVMGAAVGIATIMWATLGSSLPVAVAAIVLWGLGFGAIPTLIQSWMARAHPESLESVSGVTVAAFQLAIGLGSAVGGVLVNSFDVRAALVAGGAAALLGGVLLGVVRTRRPGA
- a CDS encoding 5'-3' exonuclease; protein product: MTQRLMLLDTASLYFRAFYGVPDSIRRSDGTPVNAVRGLLDMIARLTTDYEATHLIACWDDDWRPQWRVDLLPTYKAHRVAEEVSGNPDVETVPDPLEAQIPMIRRTLELAGIAVVGAAEHEADDVIGTYASTASMPVDVVTGDRDLFQVIDDRRDVRVIYTARGMKNLDVMTDASMVAKYQVLPEQYADYATLRGDASDGLPGVSGIGEKTAASLLAEYGTLDSLLAAAQDPDSGLAGPVRSKLAKAADYLAVAPKVVRVVRDLDLPSPEKAGAELHAIAGEERSELERLAEDWNLGGSVKRLLDAFDRYA
- a CDS encoding NUDIX hydrolase — encoded protein: MNRFQVVPASYLIFQCGDRVLLQLRQGTGYMDGYWATAAAGHVEAGESAVQAAVREAREELGIAVAPDDIVPLTSMHRTQEDTGTAVDERVDFFFLCSGWSGEPRIMEPGKAARLEWFSLDDLPGAVVPHERFVFERLRSGLPPIVTFGFADL
- a CDS encoding NUDIX domain-containing protein, whose protein sequence is MISSAGILLYRRGTEGLEVWIGHMGGPFWARKDEHAWSLPKGEYQPEEEPLAAALREFAEEMGAQAPEAEYLLLGSFRQSAQKTVTVFTAEAEFAPERIESNTFELEWPRGSGTVREYPEIDRAGWFPEAVARTKLVKGQAQVLDALLRVLAEEGS
- a CDS encoding MerR family transcriptional regulator, coding for MDWSIADVAKLAGTTSRTLRHYDSIGLLAPSRVGANGYRYYDRAALVRLQRILLLRQLGMGLPQIGQVLEGQQDDAAALAAHLVYLQDEQARLHTQIRAVRSTLKALKGDEEIMAEKMFEGFDHTQYREEVEERWGSEAYAESDQWWRSLDDAGKLGFSAEHAALQDAWDEAQRRGLAPASAEAQELARRHAEWIAAGTRKEPDPEMLIGLAEMYVADNRFGANYTRAFESGAKYVRDALVTYTRGLQG